A window of the Nibribacter ruber genome harbors these coding sequences:
- a CDS encoding PAS domain-containing sensor histidine kinase, whose product MSKVAPTPGVDQLSGEQKHGFKPVDFEKMVQTSGNIHCTLDRAGHIEFISDACSTLLGYAPEEVAGKSLAELVKPMDTVPAEDTLRLLLHPNAPVRKRVHLLHKNGAPVLLDWSSRWMEEEEVFYATAKECQYQELSAIPPNQPKDLHEVLVQYGADMVALLNLQGTYTYVGGPTERILGYKAEELLGTSVFQLIHPEDLPEAKASFLALLQSDTYTNSKGFRFKSASGQWRWLDTTASNQLLNPNIQALVVSSRDITEQVESNNRLQESEQKYRNLFEKNPDVVFLQNPQGHIMEVNQSFQKVLSFTPHEVIGQPVTLFLPIENTATSLRYFNESLHGKTTRFEIPLLTKSGERKTFEIVMYPLSLKGSILGVETIAKDITVVKQAFETIQRQAQRLNTVLESITDAFFTLDRNLRITHLNSELVKLLGIDKEDTLGRSILEVFPEEVEDVFRKHYKRMLTTGKSVSFETYLKRKRKWLSVKFFPFEGGLSVYLLDITQRVRYQNELSMLSLVASKITNGVVIMNAHCQIEWVNEGFTSINGYTLPEVIGKRPDDFFHGPKTDAETRRRIFDGYNSGEPFAEEILNYKKNGEEFWVSLNITPVKNEQGKVIRYIAIQTDITSLKQAEEQKAKLTQELNRQNLDLQQFTYIVSHNLRAPVANALGLAKLLPLLDKEDSGYTRAIKGIEKSILSIDTVLKDLNTILTIGFNKDTLGVENINLQAVCTEAIESLRESIDGVHGTIQVSIDPDLRVSGNKAYLFSTFHNLLTNAIKYRSSERELRVEIIATVKNKWVKVLFTDNGSGFDEERVGDKIFKLYQRFHHEVEGRGLGLFMVKTQVESMGGDIQVSSQEGVGTEFLICLRLGQPLVEKQK is encoded by the coding sequence ATGAGTAAGGTAGCGCCCACTCCTGGAGTTGACCAACTATCCGGCGAGCAGAAGCACGGCTTTAAGCCTGTGGACTTTGAAAAGATGGTGCAGACCTCGGGGAACATCCATTGTACCCTGGACCGCGCCGGTCACATTGAATTCATAAGCGATGCTTGTTCTACTTTGTTAGGCTACGCGCCTGAGGAGGTGGCAGGCAAGTCTCTGGCAGAACTGGTGAAACCCATGGACACCGTGCCGGCAGAAGACACGCTGCGCCTGCTGCTTCACCCCAATGCCCCAGTCAGAAAAAGAGTGCATCTGCTCCATAAGAACGGGGCACCCGTCTTGCTGGACTGGTCGTCGCGGTGGATGGAAGAAGAGGAAGTGTTCTACGCCACGGCCAAAGAATGCCAGTACCAGGAACTGAGCGCCATTCCCCCCAACCAGCCCAAGGATCTGCATGAAGTGCTGGTGCAATATGGCGCCGACATGGTGGCCCTGTTGAACCTGCAGGGCACTTACACATACGTGGGCGGGCCCACAGAACGAATTCTGGGCTACAAGGCCGAAGAACTTTTGGGCACCAGCGTCTTTCAACTCATCCATCCAGAAGACTTACCAGAGGCCAAAGCGTCCTTTCTGGCCTTGCTTCAGTCAGACACGTACACCAACAGCAAGGGTTTCCGGTTTAAGAGTGCCAGTGGCCAATGGCGCTGGCTGGACACTACTGCCAGCAACCAGTTGCTCAATCCCAACATACAGGCCTTGGTGGTAAGCTCCCGTGACATCACCGAGCAGGTAGAAAGCAACAACCGGTTACAGGAGAGCGAGCAGAAATACCGCAACCTCTTTGAGAAGAACCCAGACGTGGTGTTTCTGCAAAACCCGCAAGGCCACATCATGGAGGTGAACCAGTCTTTCCAGAAAGTGCTGAGCTTTACGCCCCATGAGGTGATAGGACAGCCTGTCACGCTTTTTCTGCCCATTGAGAACACCGCCACTTCCTTAAGATACTTCAACGAGTCTCTGCACGGCAAAACCACGCGCTTTGAAATCCCCCTCCTGACCAAGTCTGGAGAGAGGAAAACCTTTGAGATTGTCATGTACCCGCTGTCTTTGAAAGGAAGCATCCTGGGGGTGGAGACCATTGCCAAGGACATTACCGTGGTCAAACAGGCGTTTGAGACCATTCAGAGACAGGCCCAGCGCCTCAACACCGTGCTGGAAAGCATCACAGACGCCTTCTTCACCCTGGACCGAAACCTCAGAATCACCCATTTGAACAGTGAGCTGGTTAAGTTGTTGGGCATAGACAAAGAAGACACCCTGGGCCGAAGCATTCTGGAGGTGTTTCCGGAGGAGGTGGAAGACGTGTTCAGGAAACATTACAAGCGCATGCTCACTACTGGCAAGTCTGTGTCTTTTGAGACCTACCTCAAGCGGAAGCGCAAATGGCTGAGCGTGAAGTTTTTCCCGTTTGAAGGCGGCCTGTCAGTGTATCTACTGGACATCACTCAGCGGGTACGGTACCAGAACGAGCTGAGCATGCTGTCACTGGTGGCCAGCAAAATCACCAACGGCGTAGTCATCATGAACGCGCACTGCCAGATTGAATGGGTGAACGAAGGCTTTACCAGCATCAACGGCTACACGCTACCAGAAGTGATTGGCAAGCGCCCAGATGACTTCTTTCATGGTCCTAAGACAGACGCAGAGACCCGTAGAAGAATCTTTGACGGTTATAACTCCGGCGAGCCGTTTGCGGAAGAGATCCTGAACTATAAAAAGAACGGAGAAGAGTTCTGGGTGAGCTTGAACATCACGCCCGTTAAAAACGAGCAGGGCAAGGTCATTAGGTATATTGCCATCCAGACAGACATTACGTCACTGAAGCAGGCCGAAGAGCAGAAAGCCAAACTCACCCAGGAGCTCAACCGCCAGAATCTGGACCTGCAGCAGTTCACCTACATTGTGTCTCATAACCTGCGGGCGCCGGTGGCCAATGCGCTGGGCCTGGCCAAGCTGTTACCGCTGCTAGACAAAGAAGACAGTGGCTACACGCGGGCCATCAAGGGCATTGAGAAGTCCATCCTGTCCATAGACACCGTCCTGAAAGACCTGAATACCATTCTCACCATCGGGTTTAACAAAGACACGTTGGGCGTGGAGAACATCAACCTGCAGGCGGTGTGCACAGAGGCCATTGAAAGTCTGCGCGAGTCCATTGACGGCGTGCACGGCACTATTCAGGTAAGCATTGACCCAGATTTGCGGGTATCGGGTAACAAGGCCTATCTGTTCAGCACCTTCCACAACCTGCTCACCAATGCCATTAAGTACCGGTCATCAGAGAGAGAACTGCGGGTGGAGATCATTGCCACCGTTAAGAATAAGTGGGTGAAGGTTCTCTTCACAGACAACGGCTCTGGCTTTGACGAAGAGAGGGTAGGCGACAAGATCTTCAAGCTGTACCAGCGCTTCCACCATGAGGTAGAAGGCCGCGGCCTGGGCTTGTTCATGGTCAAAACCCAGGTAGAAAGCATGGGCGGCGACATTCAGGTTTCCAGCCAGGAAGGCGTGGGCACTGAGTTCCTGATTTGTCTGCGTCTGGGACAGCCCTTGGTGGAAAAACAAAAGTAA
- a CDS encoding BatA domain-containing protein: MLQFLHPVWLWLAAGVVVPIAIHLWNKKPPRTVQVGSIRWLQPSQSQKLSSIHLSQVWLLLLRCLMVLLLALLLAQPQWTRPVTAQPENHVYLHPALFQKQYLSQISSTVDSLVGKGWQVHTMASGFPKLSLDQETSIASFQSDSTTKDTTNAWASLRVLTRSLPAHAKAWIFTTNLVRHHRGAQPALRAGFIWVPVSEPQTEVWLQEAYYTQKNQLRIQVGKSDDQAVTFTEHTVTKPTSGQTISLPQLPAVKFTAHPQADSLALQGGTRNILPLQKLPLQVLVRVDKARQADVRYLKAALQTALDHREQAYSLTVSSSPQPLPTTAPDWVFWLTDEPLSPFLARFPEKRQKTMQDAPSSARVQKRESWLQIPGIPQQVPLHQRTTSDKNPQALVLWQDGYGDPLLTQKQKLNQTLYQFYSRFHPTWNALVDSGHFPEALLRLLFPENTAWKTLYDTRVLPPEVERPKPFSGSFQEIRPKTEEVLDLKLWLVGALALLLALERWLAGRKTYKQSQP; the protein is encoded by the coding sequence TTGCTTCAGTTTCTGCATCCGGTTTGGTTATGGTTGGCGGCCGGTGTGGTGGTGCCCATTGCTATCCATTTATGGAACAAGAAACCGCCCAGGACGGTACAGGTGGGCAGTATCAGGTGGCTACAACCTTCACAGAGCCAGAAGCTGAGCAGTATCCATTTGTCGCAGGTGTGGTTGCTGTTGCTCAGGTGCCTGATGGTACTGTTGCTGGCCTTGCTTTTGGCCCAACCGCAATGGACGCGGCCCGTCACGGCCCAGCCCGAAAACCACGTATACCTGCACCCAGCCCTTTTCCAAAAGCAGTACCTTTCCCAGATTAGCTCCACGGTAGATTCCCTGGTCGGTAAAGGCTGGCAAGTGCACACAATGGCATCGGGGTTCCCGAAGCTATCCTTAGACCAAGAGACGTCCATTGCCAGTTTTCAGTCTGATAGCACTACCAAAGACACCACCAATGCCTGGGCGAGCCTTCGGGTACTGACCAGAAGCCTACCAGCCCACGCGAAGGCCTGGATTTTCACCACCAACCTGGTCCGGCATCACCGCGGTGCACAGCCTGCCTTGCGCGCTGGGTTTATATGGGTGCCGGTGAGTGAACCGCAAACGGAAGTCTGGCTACAGGAAGCCTATTACACCCAGAAAAACCAATTGCGCATCCAAGTGGGCAAGAGTGATGACCAAGCCGTAACCTTTACCGAACACACGGTAACCAAGCCCACATCCGGACAGACCATTTCCCTGCCCCAACTGCCCGCTGTCAAATTCACCGCTCACCCTCAAGCTGATTCCTTGGCTTTACAAGGCGGCACCCGAAACATCCTTCCGCTTCAAAAATTACCTTTGCAGGTCTTGGTACGGGTAGACAAAGCCCGGCAAGCCGATGTTCGCTATTTGAAGGCCGCTCTGCAAACGGCCTTGGACCACCGCGAGCAGGCCTATTCCCTCACCGTTTCCTCCAGCCCTCAGCCCTTGCCTACCACCGCCCCTGATTGGGTTTTCTGGCTGACGGATGAACCCTTATCTCCGTTTTTGGCCCGTTTTCCAGAAAAGAGGCAAAAAACGATGCAAGACGCACCCAGCTCCGCACGCGTGCAGAAACGAGAAAGCTGGCTCCAGATTCCTGGTATCCCGCAACAAGTACCTTTGCACCAGCGCACAACTTCTGACAAGAACCCTCAGGCTCTGGTACTGTGGCAGGACGGTTACGGCGACCCTTTGCTTACCCAAAAGCAAAAACTCAATCAGACTCTATACCAGTTCTACAGCCGCTTCCATCCCACGTGGAACGCACTGGTAGACAGCGGCCACTTCCCCGAAGCGCTCCTCCGTCTGCTCTTCCCGGAGAATACCGCCTGGAAAACCCTGTATGACACCCGCGTCCTGCCCCCAGAAGTAGAACGCCCGAAACCGTTTTCGGGCTCTTTTCAGGAAATCAGGCCAAAAACGGAAGAGGTCTTGGATTTGAAGCTTTGGTTGGTGGGCGCATTGGCTTTGTTGCTAGCGCTGGAACGGTGGCTGGCGGGGAGGAAAACCTATAAACAATCTCAACCATGA
- a CDS encoding DUF4175 family protein — translation MTSTTTHTTHVTATLERVRTHYFRRKAAVMALQALGMALPLGMWAYKGWGREGGVMAALLLLLLVGTLQVWRWWDVYRKTSLATVAHHLNRKYPQLEESTQLLLQPEEELTLLPQLQRQRVAGTLAQIPVREASQVSYKNGFLPLVIGLALATGLWFVSRLLQQPAQAGTTRTGTSTNVQEAVAQPKAILPAIEQMNIRISPPGYTRKAPYAVTTPSFKAEVGAQVTWTVQTNQAIQSPKLILSNQKPILMRPVANQKNTYTTSVTLIQSTLYHLQLNGQASDFYSIEVIPDEAPSLTVKKPAQYLEILFGEAQRVTVQATLQDDYGLRSAEMVATVAQGEGEAVKFREQRIPLNLSFAGQPRQLQLNQTLDLKKLGMTYGDELYFYLQAYDNHRGYTRTESFLVEIEDTTVVETMDDLSLGVNPNPEYFRSQRQIIIDTEKLIQEQKGLTQAVFADRSNNIGVDQKLLRLRYGKFLGEEFESTIGKAALPEGLAEGHTADDGHDHSPPKGASEHEAKMGELLDPYLHKHDQEEAATFFEPAIKAQLKGALAQMWEAELRLRTNRPKEALPFEYKALRMLKDVQQKSRVYVKKSGFEPPPLKEPEKRLTGDLSKVQTVQQRREEKPSASYPVVRQALQRVESLKAGGNPKPEDASLLEQAGQELGKAAVREPRQYLRALQDVRKVVQDLRVNRKPCQDCLVRVESALHRFLPVSEKSAQKRITPAPEKKLAQDYFNRLN, via the coding sequence TTGACCTCAACCACCACCCATACCACCCATGTTACCGCTACTTTGGAGCGAGTGCGCACGCACTACTTCCGGAGGAAAGCGGCGGTGATGGCTTTGCAGGCGCTGGGCATGGCCTTGCCGTTGGGCATGTGGGCGTACAAAGGTTGGGGCAGGGAAGGAGGCGTCATGGCCGCGCTCTTGTTACTACTGCTTGTGGGTACATTACAGGTCTGGCGCTGGTGGGACGTGTACCGGAAGACCAGCCTAGCCACCGTAGCGCACCACCTCAACCGAAAATACCCGCAACTAGAGGAAAGCACCCAACTGCTCCTGCAACCCGAAGAAGAGCTGACCCTGCTTCCGCAACTGCAACGCCAGCGGGTGGCAGGTACTTTGGCGCAGATTCCGGTTAGGGAAGCGTCACAGGTGAGTTATAAAAACGGCTTCTTGCCGCTAGTTATTGGCTTAGCTTTGGCGACTGGCTTATGGTTTGTGTCCCGGCTTTTGCAACAGCCCGCACAAGCGGGCACTACGCGTACCGGCACCTCCACCAACGTACAAGAAGCCGTGGCTCAGCCGAAGGCGATTCTTCCAGCCATTGAACAGATGAACATCCGTATTTCGCCGCCGGGGTATACCCGCAAGGCGCCGTATGCCGTCACCACGCCTTCGTTCAAGGCCGAGGTGGGTGCGCAGGTCACGTGGACGGTGCAGACCAACCAAGCCATTCAATCGCCTAAACTGATATTGAGCAACCAGAAGCCAATCTTAATGCGCCCAGTGGCCAATCAGAAGAACACCTATACGACGTCAGTGACGCTCATCCAGTCCACGCTCTACCATCTGCAATTGAACGGTCAGGCTTCTGATTTTTATTCCATAGAAGTGATACCAGATGAGGCTCCCAGCCTGACCGTGAAGAAACCGGCGCAGTACCTGGAGATTCTTTTCGGGGAGGCTCAACGCGTGACGGTGCAGGCCACCTTGCAGGATGATTACGGCTTGCGTTCAGCCGAGATGGTGGCCACCGTAGCGCAAGGCGAGGGCGAGGCCGTCAAGTTCAGGGAACAGCGCATCCCTTTGAACCTCTCCTTCGCGGGACAGCCCCGTCAATTGCAACTAAACCAGACCTTGGACTTGAAGAAGTTGGGCATGACCTACGGCGATGAGCTGTACTTCTACCTGCAGGCCTATGACAACCACCGCGGTTACACCCGCACCGAATCTTTTCTGGTAGAAATTGAAGACACTACCGTAGTGGAGACCATGGACGACCTGTCATTGGGCGTGAACCCCAACCCCGAGTATTTCAGGAGCCAGCGCCAGATTATCATTGACACCGAGAAACTGATTCAGGAACAGAAAGGCCTCACGCAAGCGGTCTTCGCAGACAGGTCCAACAACATCGGCGTTGACCAGAAACTGTTGCGCCTGCGCTACGGCAAGTTCCTAGGCGAGGAGTTTGAATCTACCATTGGCAAAGCGGCCCTACCTGAGGGCTTAGCCGAAGGCCACACCGCAGACGACGGCCACGACCATTCTCCGCCCAAAGGCGCCTCTGAACACGAAGCCAAAATGGGCGAACTGCTGGACCCGTACCTGCACAAGCACGACCAGGAAGAAGCCGCCACCTTCTTTGAGCCCGCCATCAAAGCCCAACTCAAAGGCGCCCTAGCCCAGATGTGGGAAGCCGAATTAAGACTGCGCACCAATCGGCCAAAAGAGGCACTTCCCTTTGAGTACAAGGCCCTGCGCATGCTCAAAGACGTTCAGCAGAAATCTAGGGTGTACGTGAAGAAATCTGGGTTTGAACCGCCGCCCCTTAAAGAACCAGAGAAACGCCTCACCGGCGATTTAAGTAAAGTACAGACAGTCCAACAACGCCGCGAAGAGAAGCCATCAGCCTCTTACCCCGTGGTACGGCAAGCCCTGCAACGCGTGGAGAGCCTGAAAGCCGGCGGCAACCCCAAACCAGAAGATGCGAGCCTGCTGGAACAAGCCGGGCAGGAACTGGGCAAAGCCGCCGTGCGTGAGCCAAGACAGTATTTGCGTGCTCTCCAAGATGTGCGCAAAGTAGTGCAAGACCTAAGAGTCAACCGAAAGCCCTGTCAAGATTGCCTGGTGCGTGTGGAGAGCGCCTTGCATCGTTTTTTGCCTGTTTCTGAGAAATCAGCCCAAAAACGCATCACGCCCGCGCCCGAGAAAAAACTAGCCCAAGACTACTTTAACCGCCTCAACTAA
- a CDS encoding DUF58 domain-containing protein, which produces MPHRLLNPQTFTAIKDLRLIAKAVVDGFLLGQSQSIRRGAGIEFSQYRSYQPGDDLRQLDWKLFARADRYYIRESEVDSSVAVRFVVDASGSMAHQDGTLTKLDYARYLVAALAYLAAQQGDAVGLFVLQENQVLPLAPGQSTQHLQRLFHQLDQLQPAGNFPSLDRLSPVFAKKRQKEITVLVTDMYEQTSEISETLRKIGAREKDTLLFHLMGKNELEFSYQGQVAFQDLETGQTLQVNSEAQRRDYLENLNTWLQTLETDTRKCQIHYERFHLHEPLDKALRAFLLNRAKQ; this is translated from the coding sequence ATGCCGCACCGCCTGCTCAACCCACAAACATTCACCGCCATCAAAGACCTGCGCTTGATTGCGAAGGCCGTGGTGGATGGTTTTTTGTTGGGGCAGAGCCAGAGCATAAGGCGGGGAGCGGGCATTGAGTTTAGTCAGTACAGGAGCTACCAGCCCGGGGATGATTTGCGGCAGTTGGACTGGAAGTTGTTTGCGCGGGCAGACCGGTATTACATAAGAGAGTCTGAGGTGGACAGCAGTGTGGCCGTAAGGTTTGTGGTGGACGCCAGTGGGTCTATGGCACACCAAGATGGTACCTTGACCAAGCTGGATTATGCACGGTACCTGGTGGCAGCTTTGGCGTATCTGGCGGCGCAACAAGGCGATGCTGTGGGGCTGTTTGTGCTACAGGAGAATCAGGTCCTACCCTTGGCACCGGGACAATCTACCCAGCACCTGCAACGGCTTTTCCATCAATTAGATCAACTACAACCTGCTGGCAATTTCCCTAGTCTAGACCGATTATCGCCTGTTTTCGCGAAAAAGCGGCAAAAAGAGATTACCGTGCTGGTCACCGATATGTACGAGCAGACCTCTGAGATATCGGAGACCTTGCGTAAGATTGGCGCCCGCGAAAAGGACACGCTCTTGTTTCATCTCATGGGCAAGAATGAGTTGGAATTCAGCTATCAGGGCCAGGTGGCATTTCAGGATTTGGAGACGGGGCAAACCCTGCAGGTTAATTCAGAAGCGCAACGAAGAGACTACTTAGAGAACCTCAACACTTGGTTGCAAACGCTAGAGACAGACACCCGGAAATGCCAAATCCACTATGAGCGCTTCCACCTGCATGAGCCGTTGGACAAAGCTTTGCGGGCCTTCCTGCTGAACCGGGCCAAGCAATAA
- a CDS encoding RNA methyltransferase, protein METGYFGIGIFEPKHETNMGTLWRSASLLGASFIFTIGKRYKKQSTDTNKSWKEIPLYHYQDLEDFYQHLPYSCQLVGIEMDAKSVPVEQFVHPERCVYLLGAEDHGLTKAALAKCHHLVQLPGETSLNVASAGSIILYDRHLKSTLAPST, encoded by the coding sequence ATGGAAACCGGCTACTTTGGGATAGGCATATTTGAGCCGAAGCACGAGACCAACATGGGCACGCTGTGGCGGTCGGCGAGTTTGCTGGGGGCCAGCTTTATCTTTACCATTGGCAAGCGGTATAAAAAGCAGTCTACGGACACCAATAAGAGTTGGAAGGAGATTCCGCTGTACCATTACCAGGACCTGGAGGATTTCTACCAGCACTTGCCCTACAGTTGCCAATTAGTGGGGATTGAGATGGACGCGAAGTCGGTGCCGGTGGAGCAGTTTGTACACCCAGAACGGTGCGTGTACCTGCTAGGCGCCGAAGACCACGGCCTCACTAAGGCCGCCCTTGCCAAATGCCACCACTTGGTGCAACTGCCCGGCGAAACGTCTTTGAACGTGGCCTCGGCGGGGTCCATCATCCTGTACGACCGTCATCTCAAAAGTACGCTGGCGCCGTCCACCTAA
- a CDS encoding T9SS type A sorting domain-containing protein, with the protein MKHALLAIFGLFLSLLIFNNEAQAFTKGFRADTDSLQTLPITGSPFCVGSSVTVPYYTNVTFPVGNTFTVQLSGTTGSFSAPRILGSAQGRTSGQIQVTLPTNLTAGTAYRIRVVASNPTTGMKVLDNGTNLTIGTPPATPAITSNSGVCAGGTLTLSSSKVTGATYSWSGPNGFQATGSVISIPNAEVAASGVYTLTITVNGCSTSNSATVEVKPASANAGPDKVICPGQGVQLTASGGVSYSWTPVTTLDNSTSATPIASPTVTTTYTVQVTNANGCVRSDQVVVTVNPLPTLVIAPAAPSICAGTSVQLQATGAASYSWSPATGLDDPTSATPIASPAQTTTYTVTGTSAAGCVNTKTVTVTVKALPIANAGFDRSLCSGQALALGTSATSSGTYLWEPATDLSSATVKNPVFALVNTTNAPITRTYKLTVTTNGCTSTDEVTLTVNPAVPASAGPDVAICAGNSTQLNASGGSTYRWNPTTNLSDPNIANPVAFPTATTRYIVTVTNAEGCSRNDTVFVNVAPNPVLTVLPAAPSVCVGSSVQLQASGATSYAWSPATGLDDPTSASPIANPTVTTTYTVTGTSAAGCSISKTVTVKVNPIPVANAGVDKVVCSRQAIVLGTAATTGYTYSWSPAIGLSSTKVANPTLTYISESNEPIVVDYTVTVTANGCTSTDVVRVTVNPAAYAGPDIAVCAGGSAQLQAFGGLTYSWSPTTGLSDPTIANPVVTPTATTTYTVTVTGPNAICLKTDQIKVTVNPLPVISANATLGTICQGASTTLSATGGVRYEWAPATGLSDATSANSVATPTETTTYTVTGTDAKGCTNTARVTITVLPKPVVTIQPSGTTTLCQGNNVTLTASQGTSYVWSNGATTSSITVSEAGSYSVTVTNAQGCSNTSEAVQVTVNPLPVVMLDAFATICQDKSPFTLTGGSPAGGTYSGPGVSNNQFSARTVGAGTYTIMYAYTDANGCTNAASQSITVSTCLGLEEEVIQATFKAAPNPAKDVLSLETSIITKTDVQLQLISLSGKVVKEEQVKSFKGTLKRQWLVQHLSKGVYILRLTTANASLQKKIVIQ; encoded by the coding sequence ATGAAACACGCTTTACTCGCTATTTTTGGGCTTTTCCTGAGCCTTTTGATTTTCAACAATGAGGCGCAAGCCTTTACGAAGGGATTCCGGGCAGATACGGACAGCCTACAGACGCTTCCTATCACGGGTTCACCTTTCTGCGTGGGCAGCAGCGTCACGGTTCCTTATTATACCAATGTCACGTTTCCGGTGGGCAACACCTTTACCGTGCAATTATCAGGTACAACCGGCAGTTTTAGTGCACCAAGGATTTTAGGAAGCGCGCAGGGCAGAACCTCTGGTCAGATTCAAGTAACGCTACCCACTAATTTAACGGCCGGCACGGCTTACCGCATTAGAGTGGTGGCTTCTAACCCCACCACGGGCATGAAGGTGCTGGATAATGGTACCAACCTGACCATCGGGACTCCGCCCGCTACTCCTGCCATTACCAGTAATTCTGGCGTCTGCGCCGGAGGCACGCTTACTTTGTCCTCCAGTAAAGTGACCGGTGCCACCTACTCCTGGTCAGGCCCTAACGGGTTTCAGGCGACGGGCTCAGTGATTTCTATTCCCAATGCAGAAGTAGCGGCCAGCGGTGTATATACCCTTACCATTACCGTTAACGGATGCAGCACCTCTAATTCAGCCACGGTAGAAGTAAAACCTGCCTCTGCCAATGCCGGACCAGACAAAGTAATCTGCCCAGGCCAAGGCGTGCAGTTAACTGCTTCGGGCGGCGTAAGCTACAGCTGGACGCCTGTCACCACCCTGGACAATAGCACCAGTGCCACGCCCATTGCCTCGCCTACAGTCACCACTACGTACACGGTACAAGTAACCAACGCCAACGGCTGCGTGCGCTCAGACCAAGTAGTAGTAACGGTGAATCCACTTCCAACCCTCGTGATTGCGCCGGCGGCCCCATCTATTTGCGCCGGAACGTCAGTTCAGTTACAGGCCACAGGAGCGGCTTCTTACTCCTGGAGCCCGGCCACCGGATTGGATGACCCTACCAGTGCCACGCCCATCGCTAGTCCTGCCCAAACTACCACGTATACCGTGACCGGCACCTCGGCGGCAGGCTGCGTGAACACTAAAACCGTGACGGTCACGGTAAAAGCATTACCCATTGCCAACGCCGGCTTTGACCGGAGCCTTTGTTCTGGTCAGGCGTTGGCTTTAGGCACTTCTGCCACCTCATCAGGTACGTACCTATGGGAACCTGCCACAGATTTGTCTAGCGCTACGGTTAAGAATCCTGTCTTTGCCTTGGTCAACACTACCAATGCTCCCATCACCAGAACCTATAAATTAACCGTTACCACCAACGGCTGTACGTCTACTGATGAGGTAACTCTTACCGTGAATCCGGCGGTGCCAGCCAGTGCGGGGCCAGATGTGGCTATTTGCGCAGGTAACAGCACGCAGCTAAACGCCTCTGGCGGAAGCACCTACAGATGGAACCCTACTACCAACCTCAGCGACCCTAACATTGCCAATCCTGTTGCTTTCCCAACTGCCACTACGCGGTATATAGTCACTGTGACCAATGCCGAAGGCTGTAGCCGCAACGATACCGTCTTTGTGAATGTGGCCCCTAACCCGGTGCTCACCGTGTTACCCGCAGCGCCTTCTGTTTGCGTGGGTTCGTCTGTACAACTGCAGGCTTCTGGCGCTACTTCATATGCCTGGAGCCCGGCCACCGGACTGGATGACCCTACCAGTGCCAGTCCCATCGCCAATCCAACGGTTACAACCACGTACACCGTGACCGGCACCTCGGCCGCCGGATGTTCCATCAGCAAGACAGTTACGGTGAAGGTAAATCCCATCCCTGTGGCCAATGCCGGGGTAGACAAAGTGGTATGTTCGCGTCAAGCCATTGTTTTAGGTACTGCCGCCACCACGGGGTATACCTATTCCTGGTCACCGGCTATTGGCTTGTCTAGCACAAAAGTGGCCAACCCAACCCTTACCTACATAAGCGAGAGCAATGAACCCATTGTGGTGGACTACACAGTCACGGTAACCGCCAACGGCTGTACGTCTACAGACGTGGTGCGAGTGACGGTTAACCCGGCGGCGTACGCTGGTCCAGACATTGCCGTTTGTGCCGGAGGAAGCGCTCAACTCCAGGCATTTGGTGGCCTTACCTATTCCTGGAGCCCAACTACGGGCCTAAGTGACCCAACTATTGCCAACCCAGTAGTTACGCCCACTGCCACCACCACGTACACAGTTACCGTAACCGGACCAAACGCCATCTGCTTAAAGACAGACCAGATAAAGGTGACGGTTAACCCGCTACCCGTCATTAGTGCCAATGCCACACTGGGTACTATTTGTCAGGGAGCCTCTACTACGTTAAGTGCCACAGGCGGGGTTCGGTATGAATGGGCGCCCGCCACCGGGCTAAGTGATGCCACCAGTGCCAATTCTGTTGCTACTCCAACTGAAACCACTACTTACACCGTCACGGGCACAGATGCCAAAGGCTGCACCAACACCGCACGGGTAACCATCACCGTGCTTCCAAAACCAGTGGTCACCATTCAGCCATCTGGGACAACTACTCTTTGCCAAGGGAACAATGTGACGCTTACCGCCTCTCAAGGCACTTCCTATGTATGGAGCAACGGGGCCACTACTTCCTCTATCACTGTTTCTGAAGCCGGCAGTTATTCTGTGACCGTGACCAATGCCCAAGGTTGCAGCAATACTTCTGAGGCAGTACAAGTGACCGTAAACCCTCTGCCTGTAGTAATGCTGGACGCTTTTGCCACCATATGCCAGGACAAGAGTCCTTTCACTTTGACTGGTGGCTCGCCGGCAGGAGGTACGTACAGTGGCCCTGGCGTGAGCAACAACCAGTTTAGCGCCAGAACTGTGGGTGCCGGCACGTACACCATCATGTATGCCTACACAGACGCCAATGGTTGCACCAATGCTGCAAGTCAATCTATCACGGTAAGCACCTGTTTGGGACTGGAGGAAGAAGTGATTCAGGCCACCTTTAAGGCTGCGCCAAACCCTGCCAAAGACGTCCTTTCCCTTGAAACCTCCATTATCACCAAGACAGACGTTCAACTCCAGTTGATAAGCCTGAGTGGGAAAGTTGTGAAGGAAGAACAGGTGAAAAGCTTTAAGGGAACTTTGAAACGACAATGGTTGGTGCAGCATTTGTCAAAAGGGGTGTATATTCTGCGTTTAACCACTGCCAACGCCTCCTTGCAAAAGAAAATAGTTATTCAGTAA